A window of Cryptomeria japonica chromosome 3, Sugi_1.0, whole genome shotgun sequence contains these coding sequences:
- the LOC131874036 gene encoding uncharacterized protein LOC131874036 gives MVYGLKVEDRLDGASNFNSWKIKILVTLEENDLLQFVEGKDQPEPEDQEKKLQFKKNFVTAKKILINSVKDHLVPIISKMSSARDMFKTLEGMYEINNTSRALTLRQQLHNVKMDKDESVISFFMKITDLRNQLSTIGDNIADRDLYCYDGT, from the coding sequence ATGGTGTACGGTTTGAaggttgaagacagacttgatggAGCTTCGAATTTCAATTCGTGGAAGATCAAAATCCTTGTTACTCTTGAGGAAAATGATCTTCTTCAGTTTGTAGAAGGAAAAGATCAGCCTgagcctgaagatcaagaaaagaaactCCAATTCAAGAAGAATTTTGTCACAGCAAAGAAGATCCTGATTAACTCTGTGAAGGATCATCTTGTACCTATCATTTCCAAGATGTCTTCAGCTAGAGATATGTTCAAAACCTTGGAAggcatgtatgagatcaacaacaccagCAGAGCTCTCACCTTAAGGCAACAACTTCACAATGTAAAAATGGATAAAGATGAATCGGTCATCTCATTCTTTATGAAGATTACTGATTTGAGAAATCAGTTGAGCACTATTGGGGACAATATTGCTGACAGAGATCTTTATTGTTATGATGGCACTTAA